Proteins encoded in a region of the Bacteroidales bacterium genome:
- a CDS encoding iron-containing alcohol dehydrogenase codes for MENFVLYNPTKLHFGKNILNDFAKTISQYGKRVLLVYGKNSIKENGIYENIITQLKSINAEVYEYSGIKSNPVVEDVDFAARLGRNNNVDVVLAVGGGSVIDSAKIISITIPVSHSAWDFYSGLKKPTRAIPLIAVLTLAATGTEMNPFAVLQNHKTKQKIGWGNPLCYPKHSFLDPQFTFSVPRNYTAYGIADLIAHCLEAYFGKGDATLSDKIVYSIIREAMEYGPQLLNDLKNYELREKILYASTLALNGITLAGRNGGDWGVHDIGHVLSLLFDVPHGASLSIAFPAWMKVMKTRANERICELGKELFAVDNADETISKFEELFKKIECPLKLAECGIGKENQQHILDVMLMNKVSGMNYKLSNDDLSEILKLMFE; via the coding sequence ATGGAAAATTTTGTTTTATATAATCCTACAAAACTACATTTTGGAAAAAATATCCTGAACGATTTTGCTAAAACTATTTCTCAATATGGGAAACGAGTGCTGCTTGTTTACGGAAAAAATTCAATTAAAGAAAATGGCATCTACGAAAACATTATTACTCAATTAAAAAGTATAAATGCCGAGGTGTACGAATATAGTGGCATTAAGTCAAACCCGGTTGTTGAAGATGTTGATTTTGCAGCACGACTGGGAAGAAATAATAATGTTGATGTTGTGCTTGCTGTTGGCGGTGGCAGTGTTATTGATTCGGCAAAAATCATTTCAATAACAATTCCTGTTTCGCATAGCGCATGGGATTTTTACAGCGGATTAAAAAAACCGACAAGAGCAATCCCATTAATTGCAGTGCTTACATTGGCTGCAACCGGAACAGAAATGAATCCGTTTGCTGTTTTGCAAAATCATAAAACAAAACAAAAAATAGGTTGGGGCAATCCTTTATGTTATCCGAAACATTCTTTCCTCGACCCGCAATTTACTTTTTCAGTTCCGCGAAATTATACTGCTTACGGAATTGCAGATTTAATTGCACATTGCCTCGAAGCTTATTTCGGAAAAGGTGATGCTACCCTTTCCGATAAAATTGTTTATTCGATTATTCGTGAAGCCATGGAATATGGCCCACAGCTTTTGAATGATTTAAAGAATTATGAATTGCGTGAAAAAATTCTTTATGCATCAACCTTAGCATTAAACGGTATTACCTTAGCCGGCCGTAATGGCGGCGATTGGGGTGTTCATGATATCGGTCATGTTTTATCACTATTGTTTGATGTGCCTCATGGTGCTTCGCTAAGCATTGCTTTTCCTGCTTGGATGAAAGTCATGAAAACACGCGCCAATGAAAGGATTTGTGAACTTGGCAAAGAATTATTCGCAGTAGATAATGCTGATGAAACAATTTCTAAATTCGAAGAACTTTTCAAAAAAATTGAATGTCCACTTAAGCTTGCTGAATGCGGCATTGGTAAAGAAAACCAACAGCATATTCTTGATGTAATGCTTATGAATAAAGTATCGGGAATGAATTACAAATTAAGCAACGACGATTTATCCGAAATACTCAAACTAATGTTCGAATAG
- a CDS encoding arginine deiminase family protein — MFRNAIVRTPCENMVNGITNAKLGAPVHKKALAQHEKYIEALISCGVSVTVLEADNDFPDSTFIEDTALLTPHCAIIANPGAAARKGETKKVEEVLKDFYKNFEYVKEPDTVEPGDIMMVGEHFYIGLSKRTNKSGAEKTISILKKYGMTGSVVTLEKVLHLKTGMSYLEHNNLVVAGEFIEKPDLQKFNLLKVDADESYAGNCIWVNDKVLVPAGFPKIRKKIENAGYETIALDMSEFRKLDGGLSCLSLRF, encoded by the coding sequence ATGTTTAGAAATGCTATTGTTAGAACGCCATGCGAGAACATGGTAAATGGAATTACCAATGCAAAACTTGGAGCTCCTGTTCATAAAAAAGCTTTAGCGCAACATGAAAAATATATTGAAGCTTTAATCAGTTGCGGTGTTTCTGTAACAGTGCTTGAAGCGGATAACGATTTTCCCGATTCAACATTTATCGAGGATACGGCTTTGCTTACACCTCACTGCGCCATTATTGCCAATCCCGGCGCAGCAGCAAGAAAAGGTGAGACCAAAAAAGTGGAAGAGGTCTTAAAAGATTTTTATAAGAATTTTGAATACGTGAAAGAACCTGATACTGTTGAACCCGGCGATATCATGATGGTTGGTGAACATTTTTATATCGGGTTATCGAAGCGAACAAATAAAAGCGGTGCCGAAAAAACAATTTCAATATTAAAAAAATATGGAATGACAGGTTCTGTAGTTACACTCGAAAAAGTGTTGCATTTAAAAACAGGGATGTCGTATCTTGAACACAATAATCTTGTTGTTGCTGGTGAATTTATTGAGAAACCGGATTTGCAAAAATTTAATTTATTGAAAGTTGATGCAGACGAAAGTTATGCGGGAAATTGTATTTGGGTAAATGATAAAGTGCTTGTACCTGCTGGTTTCCCTAAGATTCGAAAGAAAATAGAAAACGCCGGTTACGAAACCATTGCTCTCGATATGTCTGAATTCCGTAAGCTTGACGGTGGACTGAGTTGTTTATCGTTGCGATTTTAA
- the uvrC gene encoding excinuclease ABC subunit UvrC: protein MLEINKNIQHILNNLPDNPGIYQFFDSSGTIIYVGKAKSLKKRVTSYFSKTQISGKINVMVKKITDIRYTVVKSEFDALLLENNLIKELQPKYNVLLKDDKTYPWICIKNERFPRIFQTRNIIKDGSQYFGPYASVRLLHTLLDLIKQLYQLRNCNLKLTEENISAKKFKVCLEYHIHNCKGPCEGYQDEDDYNKTISQIKDIIKGNISNVLKQLKTLMNDHSINLDFEKAQIIKEKIELLEKYQGKSTIVNPAISNVDVLSIVSDENNGYVNYLKIIDGAIVTTHSVEVRKKLDETDEEILSFAITDFRQRFDSNAKELIVPFIPQITIPEINYTVPQKGDKKQLLELSERNAKYFMEEKQKQKELVDPERHSKRILSQMMNDLRLNNLPTHIECFDNSNIQGAFPVSALVVFKNAKPDKKEYRHFNIKTVEGPNDFASMEEVISRRYKRMLEENQSLPQLIIVDGGKGQLSSAVKSLKEIGLYGKINIIGIAKKLEEIYYPNDSVPLYLDKKSESLRLIQQMRDEAHRFGITHHRKKREKALVKSELSEIENIGEKTIQTLLRKFKSVNNIKKATLEEIQNAIGKHKGKFVFEFFKK from the coding sequence ATGTTAGAAATTAATAAAAACATACAACACATACTTAATAATCTTCCCGATAATCCCGGCATCTATCAATTTTTTGATAGTTCCGGAACTATCATTTACGTAGGCAAAGCAAAGAGTCTGAAAAAAAGAGTTACTTCATATTTCTCTAAAACACAGATTAGCGGAAAAATAAATGTGATGGTAAAAAAAATTACCGACATCCGATATACCGTTGTTAAAAGCGAATTTGATGCATTGCTGCTTGAAAATAATCTGATAAAAGAATTACAACCCAAGTATAATGTTCTTCTTAAAGACGACAAAACTTATCCCTGGATTTGCATTAAAAACGAGCGTTTCCCACGCATTTTTCAAACACGAAATATCATTAAAGATGGCTCGCAATATTTCGGTCCTTATGCGTCTGTAAGGCTTTTGCACACGTTGCTCGATTTGATTAAACAATTGTATCAATTACGAAATTGCAATTTGAAACTTACTGAAGAAAATATTTCTGCAAAAAAATTTAAAGTCTGTCTGGAATATCATATTCACAATTGCAAAGGCCCATGCGAAGGATATCAGGATGAAGATGATTATAACAAAACCATTTCACAAATTAAAGATATCATCAAAGGAAATATTTCGAATGTTCTGAAGCAGTTGAAAACACTGATGAACGACCATTCCATAAATCTTGATTTTGAGAAAGCGCAAATCATAAAAGAAAAAATTGAGTTGCTTGAAAAATATCAAGGTAAGTCAACAATTGTAAATCCAGCCATCAGCAATGTTGATGTTCTTTCGATTGTGAGTGATGAAAATAACGGTTATGTAAATTACCTGAAAATTATTGATGGTGCCATTGTAACTACACATTCGGTTGAAGTTCGCAAAAAACTTGATGAAACGGATGAAGAAATACTTTCATTTGCAATCACTGATTTTCGTCAACGTTTCGACAGCAACGCCAAAGAGCTTATCGTTCCTTTTATTCCGCAGATTACAATTCCTGAAATAAATTATACTGTTCCGCAGAAAGGCGACAAAAAACAATTGCTTGAACTTTCTGAAAGGAATGCAAAATATTTCATGGAAGAAAAACAAAAGCAAAAAGAATTGGTTGACCCGGAACGCCACAGCAAAAGAATTCTTTCACAAATGATGAACGATCTTCGTTTGAATAATTTACCCACACATATTGAATGCTTTGATAATTCTAATATTCAGGGAGCTTTCCCTGTTTCGGCATTAGTGGTTTTTAAAAATGCCAAGCCCGATAAAAAAGAATACCGTCATTTTAATATTAAAACTGTTGAAGGCCCCAACGACTTTGCATCGATGGAAGAAGTGATCTCAAGAAGATACAAAAGAATGCTTGAAGAAAATCAGTCGCTGCCTCAGCTAATCATTGTCGATGGCGGCAAAGGACAGTTAAGTTCGGCAGTTAAAAGTTTGAAAGAAATTGGATTGTACGGAAAAATAAATATCATCGGCATTGCAAAAAAGCTGGAAGAAATATATTATCCCAACGATTCCGTTCCGCTTTATCTCGATAAAAAATCGGAATCACTGCGATTGATACAACAAATGCGCGATGAAGCACATCGTTTTGGAATAACGCATCACCGAAAGAAAAGAGAAAAAGCATTGGTAAAATCAGAGCTTTCTGAAATAGAAAATATCGGTGAAAAAACAATTCAAACCTTACTTCGAAAATTCAAATCGGTGAACAATATTAAAAAAGCCACACTCGAAGAAATTCAAAATGCAATAGGAAAACACAAAGGAAAATTTGTTTTTGAATTCTTTAAAAAATAA
- a CDS encoding four helix bundle protein, producing the protein MSIDDLYKRSKNFAIRVFKFIETLPKSKGTDVISYQLLKAASSVAANHRATKRAKSKADFINKLNVVQEESDESLFWLEFIKDLNITDNPELDLLIKEANELTSIFTSSIITSKSKK; encoded by the coding sequence ATGTCAATAGATGACCTTTATAAAAGAAGTAAAAATTTTGCAATTCGGGTTTTTAAATTTATTGAAACACTTCCTAAATCAAAAGGAACAGATGTTATTTCGTATCAACTTTTAAAAGCTGCTAGCTCAGTTGCAGCAAATCACAGGGCAACTAAAAGAGCAAAATCAAAAGCAGATTTTATAAATAAATTAAATGTTGTTCAGGAAGAAAGTGACGAATCATTATTTTGGCTTGAATTCATTAAGGATTTAAATATAACCGATAATCCCGAACTCGATCTTTTAATAAAAGAAGCAAATGAATTAACTTCTATTTTTACATCATCAATTATTACTTCAAAATCTAAAAAGTAA
- a CDS encoding gliding motility lipoprotein GldH: MKNIIIIFCIILLCSCGKKKVFEKNIEMDNYEWTMDKKLTFDVPIDDTSSFYNVYIPVRHIDNYPYDGLLVNVTMDTPSGEERTKNYKLQLRDDNGNFKGDAGGDIWDIDVPIMEKIKFNSLGTFKFTIENNMPKTPTVCLMEVGLKVEKVK, translated from the coding sequence ATGAAAAATATTATAATCATCTTTTGTATTATTCTTCTTTGCTCATGCGGGAAGAAAAAAGTCTTTGAAAAAAACATTGAGATGGATAACTACGAATGGACTATGGATAAAAAACTTACATTCGATGTTCCTATTGATGATACGTCATCATTTTACAATGTATATATTCCCGTCAGGCATATTGATAATTATCCTTATGATGGATTACTGGTTAATGTTACCATGGACACTCCTTCAGGTGAAGAACGTACAAAAAATTACAAACTTCAATTACGCGATGATAATGGAAATTTCAAAGGTGATGCCGGTGGTGATATTTGGGATATAGATGTTCCTATTATGGAAAAAATAAAATTCAATTCTTTGGGAACATTTAAATTCACTATTGAAAATAATATGCCTAAAACTCCAACTGTATGTTTGATGGAAGTTGGATTGAAAGTGGAAAAAGTAAAGTGA
- a CDS encoding PDDEXK nuclease domain-containing protein — protein sequence MKKKIHKNIPVKKDINSIENLVSNILVTNYFFFQQAQKQVNTALTMRNFIIGYILTEFELNGAERAKYGKGLFKEIAQRLEKQGLKYLRERHLYLCKDFYLAYPDILRTASAKYYLKDTQKVDILRTVSAKSKTIEKSLVSKKHTITSIIDLDKLINRLSFSHIIELLKADKGLKRNFYETETIKNNWSVRELQRAMNSMLYERTGLSKNKNSVIQKNIKNISTVPENVFRNPYILEFLNIEERVEFSESDLEQAILNHIQNFLIELGKGFCFESRQKRITFDNKHYRIDLVFYNRILKCNVLFDLKIGEFEHADAGQMNVYLNYFRENEMCEGDNPPIGIILCAHNNANLVKYATAGLSHKIFVNKYLVNLPNEDDLKNIIEEEQNKIINLKQKI from the coding sequence TTGAAAAAAAAAATACATAAAAATATCCCTGTAAAGAAAGATATTAACAGTATTGAAAACCTTGTTTCTAACATATTGGTTACAAATTATTTTTTCTTTCAGCAGGCTCAGAAACAGGTAAACACGGCGCTGACGATGCGCAATTTTATTATCGGGTATATTCTGACAGAGTTCGAATTGAACGGTGCAGAAAGAGCAAAGTATGGCAAGGGGTTATTTAAGGAAATCGCTCAGCGCTTGGAAAAACAAGGCTTAAAATACTTACGTGAACGACATTTATATTTATGCAAAGATTTCTATTTAGCATATCCCGATATTTTGCGGACAGCGTCCGCAAAATATTATTTAAAGGATACGCAGAAGGTTGACATTTTGCGGACAGTGTCCGCAAAATCGAAAACCATTGAAAAATCATTGGTTTCAAAAAAACATACGATAACCTCAATAATTGATTTGGATAAACTGATCAACCGGCTTAGCTTTTCGCATATAATTGAATTGCTGAAAGCCGATAAAGGATTAAAAAGGAATTTTTATGAAACAGAGACTATAAAAAACAACTGGTCGGTAAGAGAGCTGCAGCGGGCAATGAACAGTATGCTATATGAACGTACAGGCTTGAGTAAAAATAAAAATTCAGTTATTCAAAAAAACATAAAAAATATTTCAACCGTTCCGGAAAATGTATTTAGGAATCCTTACATTTTGGAATTTTTAAACATAGAAGAAAGGGTTGAATTTTCCGAATCGGATTTAGAACAAGCTATTTTAAACCATATTCAGAATTTTTTAATAGAACTGGGCAAAGGTTTTTGTTTTGAGTCGCGGCAAAAACGCATTACTTTCGACAATAAACATTATCGTATTGATTTAGTTTTTTACAACAGGATATTAAAATGTAATGTTCTATTCGATTTAAAAATAGGAGAATTTGAGCATGCCGATGCAGGACAAATGAATGTTTACCTGAATTACTTCAGGGAAAATGAGATGTGTGAAGGCGATAACCCGCCAATAGGTATAATCCTGTGCGCTCATAATAATGCTAATTTAGTTAAGTATGCAACGGCAGGTTTATCGCACAAAATATTTGTAAATAAATATCTCGTAAATTTGCCAAACGAAGATGATTTAAAAAATATTATTGAAGAAGAACAAAATAAAATTATTAACCTAAAACAAAAAATATAG
- a CDS encoding site-specific DNA-methyltransferase — MIVNKLKTDLTEVLNRALKREPNFVTDDGELKKWVVINKAQNYDAEVIELLLEEKELKEKFFINVKGILVFNQNLFVQFLEQKKYLNDSYTKYKNKVGVTINGKYLKQYNEVSLVWPFKDCVLEGGQSREEDKREEIFFNEILAQDEITQLLEPKVLTNAKRYTVKGEKSLDKFNRNEKGIITDNLIIKGNNLLCLHSIKNQFAGKIKFIYIDPPYNTGGAANTFKYNNTFNHSTWLTFMQNRISVARQLLDDNGAICIAIDDEEYAHLKVLCDDVLGRENYIGTIIVQSNPRGRTINSHFATCHEYALFYAKKISDVVVNNQTLTDEQEGDFDKSDDDGKFRFLPFRRSGGTSTPAERPNSEFTLYYSKKAKNIIAVGGEILDDSSSEYQPKEILQLDKDGELIGIEPYDFLKKNISDIIEVLPVDVLGKRRVWRWSDRKAILNAAKNGDFNVVISGDKYTVQLKDRIKEGRKPKTIWSDSKYDASANGTMLLKKLFNGDKLFSYPKSIYTVKDAVEIFTNSQANDIILDFFGGSGTTAHAVLELNKEDDGNRQFIITEQLDYIETVTSKRIQRIIEQNSNGDFVYLELKKYNQSFIEQIETAKDTKALLKIWEEMKAKSFLNYNVDIKKQEEHIEEFKALSVSEQKQHLIEILDKNQLYVNLSSLNDKDFAMSKEEMKVTRDFYQL, encoded by the coding sequence ATGATAGTAAATAAATTAAAAACAGATTTAACAGAAGTTTTAAATAGAGCACTTAAACGCGAACCCAACTTTGTTACTGATGATGGAGAACTTAAGAAATGGGTGGTAATAAATAAAGCACAGAATTACGATGCCGAAGTTATTGAATTGCTTTTAGAAGAAAAAGAACTAAAAGAAAAATTCTTTATTAATGTTAAAGGAATTTTGGTTTTTAACCAAAATTTATTTGTTCAGTTTCTGGAGCAAAAAAAATATCTAAACGACAGTTATACCAAATACAAAAATAAAGTAGGCGTAACAATAAACGGAAAATATTTAAAACAATATAACGAAGTTTCGTTAGTATGGCCTTTTAAAGATTGTGTGTTGGAAGGCGGACAAAGCCGTGAGGAAGACAAACGGGAAGAAATATTTTTTAATGAAATACTTGCACAAGATGAGATTACTCAACTATTAGAACCAAAGGTTTTAACCAACGCCAAACGCTACACAGTTAAAGGCGAAAAATCTCTTGACAAATTTAACCGAAACGAAAAGGGCATTATTACGGACAACCTAATAATAAAGGGCAATAACCTTCTTTGTTTACATTCAATAAAAAATCAATTTGCTGGTAAAATTAAATTCATTTACATAGACCCTCCATACAACACAGGCGGTGCAGCAAACACATTTAAATATAATAACACATTTAACCATTCAACTTGGTTGACTTTTATGCAGAACCGTATTTCGGTAGCAAGACAATTATTAGATGATAATGGTGCGATTTGTATTGCAATTGATGATGAAGAATATGCACACTTAAAAGTTTTATGCGATGATGTTTTAGGAAGAGAGAATTACATTGGAACAATAATAGTTCAAAGTAATCCACGAGGTAGAACAATTAACTCTCATTTTGCGACTTGTCACGAATATGCTTTGTTCTATGCAAAAAAAATTAGCGATGTTGTCGTCAATAATCAAACATTGACAGATGAGCAAGAAGGAGATTTTGATAAATCAGACGATGATGGGAAATTTAGATTTTTACCATTCAGAAGAAGTGGTGGAACTTCTACTCCTGCAGAACGCCCAAATTCTGAATTTACATTATATTACTCTAAGAAAGCAAAGAACATAATTGCTGTGGGTGGCGAGATATTAGATGATAGTTCAAGCGAATACCAACCAAAGGAAATATTGCAACTTGACAAAGATGGAGAATTAATAGGCATAGAGCCATATGATTTTCTTAAGAAAAATATATCTGATATTATAGAAGTACTTCCAGTTGACGTTTTGGGCAAAAGAAGAGTTTGGCGGTGGTCAGACAGAAAAGCCATTTTAAATGCTGCAAAAAATGGTGATTTTAATGTTGTGATAAGTGGAGATAAATATACCGTCCAACTTAAAGACAGAATTAAGGAAGGAAGAAAACCAAAGACTATTTGGAGTGATTCTAAGTATGATGCTTCCGCCAACGGAACAATGCTCTTGAAAAAACTATTTAATGGAGATAAGCTTTTCAGTTATCCCAAATCAATTTACACTGTAAAAGATGCCGTTGAGATTTTTACAAATTCACAAGCAAATGATATTATCCTTGATTTTTTTGGCGGTAGTGGAACAACTGCACACGCTGTTTTAGAATTAAACAAAGAAGATGATGGAAATCGTCAATTCATTATTACCGAACAGTTAGATTACATTGAGACTGTAACTTCAAAACGTATTCAAAGGATTATTGAGCAAAATAGTAATGGAGATTTTGTTTATTTAGAACTTAAAAAATATAATCAATCATTTATTGAGCAAATAGAAACAGCAAAAGATACAAAGGCATTATTAAAAATTTGGGAAGAAATGAAAGCAAAGTCATTTCTTAATTACAACGTAGATATTAAAAAACAAGAAGAACATATCGAAGAGTTTAAAGCATTATCTGTGTCTGAGCAAAAGCAACACTTAATCGAAATATTAGATAAAAACCAATTGTATGTAAACCTGTCTTCATTGAATGATAAGGATTTTGCAATGAGCAAAGAAGAAATGAAAGTAACTAGAGATTTTTACCAACTATAA
- a CDS encoding DEAD/DEAH box helicase family protein, with amino-acid sequence MSFLHDTFDNPFGKKEISRVFLPNYISDNLRSGYGQRLYQIEAFKRFIYLNNEDFEGKPPKPFHLLFNMATGSGKTLIMAGLILYLYEKGYRNFLFFVNSNNIIKKTKDNFLNPTATKYLFNEKIVIDGQEVYIKETDTFESADDKNINIIFTTIQQLHIDLNNTKENSVTYEDFKDKKIVLIADEAHHLNSATKSNGDLFGSWEGTVLEILSQDFDNLLLEFTATLDYDSREIVNKYQDKVIFKYDLAQFRIDKYSKEINLIRSLYNEKERIIQALILNLYRQELATANNINLKPVILFKAKKTIKESEQNKANFHKLIDEFSSDMVDQIRVTSTVDIVQKAYAFFDSKNITSSEIAKRIKFDFKVENCISANNDEEAELNQIRLNTLEDENNPIRAVFAVQKLNEGWDVLNLFDIVRLYDTRDGKDGKIGTTTLSEAQLIGRGARYFPFALEKGQDKFTRKYDDEPANDLKILEELYYHTKEDSRYISELKKALIESGIYEDDDKLVTKQLILKLDFKQTDFYKTGQVVFNKRKEKSYDNVKSFADLGVSKRNITYTLSSGIGKMTRVFKSEEETAKELIENIDIKLSEIPTHIIRYALTQNPFFYFGNLEKYFPNVGSLSNFIVNNDYLGNLEITFSGTKTRLKEITNSDFLIATQSLLQIIEMEIKSNLTVYEGSDYIKDYIHNVFIDKPIKVYKDSERSDGQEALVAKEPWYVYNANYGTSEEKAFVSMFAKRFKSLNEKFKNIYLIRNEREIKIFDNNGRAFEPDFILFCKQKEGDELTYQVFIEPKGNHLIGFDKWKEDFLKEIRKESKTIKIHTDKYIITGVPFYNNDNENEFKKTLEETLL; translated from the coding sequence ATGAGTTTTTTGCATGATACATTTGATAACCCATTTGGTAAAAAAGAAATTTCTAGAGTTTTCTTACCTAATTATATTTCTGATAATCTTAGATCGGGCTATGGACAAAGACTTTATCAAATAGAAGCGTTCAAACGATTTATTTATTTGAATAATGAAGATTTTGAAGGGAAACCCCCAAAGCCGTTTCATTTATTATTCAATATGGCAACAGGAAGTGGAAAAACACTTATAATGGCGGGTTTGATATTGTATTTGTATGAAAAAGGTTATCGTAATTTTTTGTTTTTTGTAAATTCAAACAACATAATAAAAAAAACAAAAGATAATTTTTTAAATCCAACTGCTACTAAATATTTGTTCAATGAAAAAATAGTAATCGACGGGCAAGAAGTATATATAAAGGAAACCGACACTTTTGAAAGTGCTGATGATAAAAATATCAATATAATTTTTACCACAATTCAGCAGTTACATATTGACCTGAACAACACTAAGGAAAATAGTGTTACCTATGAAGATTTTAAGGATAAGAAAATAGTGCTTATTGCCGATGAAGCTCATCATTTAAATTCAGCAACAAAAAGTAATGGAGATTTATTTGGTAGTTGGGAAGGAACAGTTTTAGAAATACTGAGTCAGGATTTTGATAATTTACTTTTAGAGTTTACGGCTACATTAGATTATGATAGTCGCGAGATTGTCAATAAATATCAAGACAAGGTAATATTTAAATACGATCTTGCACAGTTCAGGATTGATAAGTATTCAAAAGAAATAAACCTTATCAGGTCGCTGTATAATGAGAAAGAAAGAATCATACAAGCTTTAATATTGAATTTATATCGTCAGGAATTAGCAACAGCAAACAATATTAACTTAAAGCCGGTAATATTATTTAAGGCTAAGAAAACAATAAAAGAATCGGAACAAAACAAAGCAAACTTTCATAAACTAATTGATGAATTTTCATCAGATATGGTTGATCAAATAAGAGTTACATCAACCGTTGATATTGTTCAAAAGGCTTATGCGTTTTTTGATTCGAAAAACATTACATCATCAGAAATTGCAAAAAGAATAAAATTTGATTTCAAAGTAGAAAATTGTATTAGTGCAAATAACGATGAAGAAGCAGAATTAAATCAAATCAGATTAAATACATTAGAAGATGAGAATAATCCAATCAGAGCCGTTTTTGCAGTTCAAAAACTTAATGAAGGTTGGGATGTTTTAAACCTTTTTGATATTGTGCGTTTATATGATACCAGAGATGGAAAAGATGGAAAGATAGGAACTACAACACTTTCAGAAGCACAATTAATTGGTAGAGGTGCAAGATATTTTCCTTTTGCATTAGAAAAAGGGCAGGACAAATTCACTCGTAAATATGATGATGAACCGGCTAATGATTTAAAAATATTGGAAGAACTATATTATCATACTAAAGAAGATAGCCGATATATTTCTGAACTAAAGAAAGCCCTTATTGAATCAGGTATTTATGAGGATGATGATAAGCTGGTAACAAAACAACTTATTTTAAAATTAGATTTTAAACAAACTGACTTTTACAAAACTGGACAAGTCGTTTTTAATAAGCGAAAAGAAAAAAGCTATGATAATGTAAAATCATTCGCCGATTTAGGTGTTTCAAAAAGAAACATTACTTATACATTATCTTCAGGAATAGGGAAAATGACAAGAGTATTCAAATCAGAAGAAGAAACAGCAAAAGAACTAATTGAAAATATAGATATTAAACTTTCTGAAATACCAACTCACATTATTAGATATGCCCTTACTCAAAATCCATTTTTCTATTTTGGTAATTTAGAAAAGTATTTCCCTAATGTTGGTTCTCTTTCGAATTTCATTGTAAATAATGACTATTTGGGTAATTTGGAAATTACATTTAGTGGTACAAAAACGAGACTGAAAGAAATTACAAATTCAGATTTTTTAATTGCTACTCAAAGTTTATTACAAATCATTGAAATGGAAATTAAATCAAATCTGACAGTTTACGAAGGTTCAGACTACATTAAGGATTACATCCATAATGTTTTTATTGACAAACCAATTAAAGTTTATAAAGACAGCGAAAGATCTGATGGACAGGAAGCGCTTGTAGCAAAAGAACCATGGTATGTTTATAATGCTAATTATGGTACTAGCGAAGAAAAAGCATTTGTTTCAATGTTTGCAAAACGGTTTAAAAGCTTAAATGAAAAATTCAAAAATATTTATTTGATTCGTAATGAAAGAGAGATTAAAATTTTTGACAACAATGGTAGAGCTTTTGAACCAGACTTTATTTTATTCTGCAAACAAAAAGAAGGAGATGAGCTGACTTATCAGGTTTTTATTGAACCTAAAGGAAATCACTTAATAGGTTTTGATAAATGGAAAGAAGATTTTTTAAAAGAAATCAGGAAAGAATCAAAAACAATAAAAATACATACTGATAAATATATTATTACAGGTGTCCCATTTTATAATAATGATAATGAAAATGAGTTTAAGAAAACATTAGAAGAAACTCTTTTATAA
- a CDS encoding arsenate reductase ArsC, producing the protein MKKRILIICTGNTCRSQMAEGFLKSFDKDLEVYSAGTKAETLVNPYAVKVMKEKGIDISKQIPKSVNIFLKDSFDYVITVCNGAKEICPVFTSNVKHRLHIGFEDPANATGSDEEKLFVYRKVRDEIEKEFSIFYENINKY; encoded by the coding sequence ATGAAAAAAAGGATTCTAATAATTTGCACCGGAAACACCTGCCGGAGCCAGATGGCTGAAGGATTTCTAAAATCATTCGATAAAGATCTTGAAGTATATTCTGCCGGCACAAAAGCTGAAACCCTTGTTAATCCTTATGCTGTAAAAGTTATGAAGGAAAAAGGAATTGATATTTCAAAGCAAATTCCCAAAAGCGTAAATATATTTTTAAAAGATTCGTTTGATTATGTTATCACAGTTTGTAATGGCGCAAAAGAAATTTGTCCGGTTTTTACCAGCAATGTAAAACACAGGCTGCACATAGGTTTTGAAGACCCTGCCAATGCAACAGGCAGCGATGAAGAAAAATTATTTGTGTATCGGAAAGTAAGAGATGAGATTGAAAAGGAGTTTTCGATATTTTATGAAAATATCAATAAATATTAA